In Erwinia pyrifoliae DSM 12163, the genomic window GAATATGGCGCAGCCGCTGCAATAAGATTAACGCAGCTAATGCATCGTCAGTAATCGGGCTATCAGTAGCCCGATTTTTTTTGCGCGGTTAACCGCGTTTTAAGCACAGGTTAAGCTTTCTGGCGCATTGTAGAAAATGCCTGACGGTGACTAAATGACATCGCGAATGCCATCATGGCGCTGGAACACAATCTCACGGGCGCGGTCTTCAGCTGATACCAGGTGCGTTAGTGTTGTCACGCCCTGTGATGCTGGAGGATAACCTTGCTGAGAGGGTTATTGTTCTGAGTGGGTACACCGGAGCTGAAAGCGCGCCGGGGGCGCTGTGCTGGCCTCTGGCTGGGTATCAGTGCGGTAAGCACTGAATATTGGAAGAGGGTATTTCGCAGCGAAATACCCGTGACTGAAGCGCTTATCCACCCTCATGCAGCAGGAGCCATGCGGCCCCTGCCGATGATGTTGGATTTAGCCGGCGGTCATCACCCGGTCATCAACATATTTGCGCTTATCCGGCGGCGGTGGGAAATACTGATACAGCCAGGTTTCACTCAGCGTTTCATCCTTAGTGCGCAGGAACAGGCGCATATCCACCGGATGCACTGCATCGCCATCAGGATACCAGTCAAACAGGATGCGGTAGCCGTCAATCGGTTCGACGTAGAGGATCTCCACCTGCTTAATGCTGCCTGAAGAAATATTGATCACCGGCTCGATGCCTTTCGGTGCGGCAGCTGTCAAATTACCCCCGACGAAATCCACCGCGAAACGACGCGCCCAGACGGCAGGGTATTGCTCGCCCGGCGCCCAGCCTTCCGGGAAGCCACCCATGCCGGAGCGGGTGGCATTCACCCGCGACAAACCGCTGCGTACCGGCGGCAGTCCGCTCCAGTAGAGCTTGTAGGAGAAACTGTGCTCGCTTCCGGCCTTAATTGCCTCGGCAGGCTGCCAGCAGCAGACGATATTATCCAGCGTTTCGCCCGTGGTCGGGATCTCCATCAGATTGATAGCGCCTTTGCCCCACTTGCCCACCGGTTCGACCCACAGGCTTGGCCGTTTGTTGTACCAGCCAATCACATCCTGATAGCTGTCAAAGTCATGATTGAGCTGCAGCATGCCAAACCCGCGTGGATTTTCGTCCTGATAGGCGTTGTACGTCAGGCGCTGCGGGTTATTGAGCGGACGGCAGATCCATTCGCCGTTACCGGTCCACATCGCCAGGCGATCCGAGTCGTGGATCTGCGGGTGGATGGTATCGCACATGCGGCGTTCAACGGTGCCGCAGCTGAACATGGTGGTCATCGGCGCAATGCCCAGCTGCTGGATATCCTTACGCGCATAGAGATGATTTTCCACCTCCATCACCACGCGTTTTTCTTCGCAGTGAATGGTGAATTTAAATGCGCCGGTGCAGCTGGGGCCATCGAGCAGGGTATAAACCACAAATGTGGTATCATCCGCTTTTGGCGTTTCAAACCAGAAAGCGGTAAAGTCCGGGAACTCTTCCTTGCCATTGCTGAAGGTATCGATCGACACACCACGCGCAGACAGGCCGTACTGAAAGGTTTCATCCACTGCCCGGAAGTAGCTGGCTCCGAGGAAAGAGACGATATCGCGTTTGGCCAGTTCCGGTTTCTTAAACGCGCGGAAACCGGCAAAGCCGAGATCGGTTTTGCCTTCCAGCTGTTTGGTATCAACATGGGCATCGTTATAGTTGAACAGCTGCGGGCGGAAGTGGATCTCACGCGCCTCGCGGCTCTCCCCGTCAACGGAGAACATACGGATACGGCGTTTGAAGCCCATGCCAACGTGGAAGAACTGGACGTCAAGCTGGCGGTCGCTGCCATTCCACAGCGAGTGGTTAGCATCGTACTGGATTTCGTTATAGGCCTGTGGGGTCAGCGTTGCCAGAGTTTCTGGTAACGGAGCGGGCGCTCCGCCATAAGCTTTACCCGCCATGCCGGCGGCCATTTTTTTAAGCACGTCAAAATCAAATCGCTTTGCGCTGCCGTCGGCAATCCCGTCTTCCGCCCAAGCAGCCTGGGAGAATAACGTGGATAGCCCGGACATCCCACTTAAGGTCGCGAATGCCATTGACGCTTTCATAAACATTCTTCGATTCATGCCGGAAATCATTTCCTCTGGTAGAACGGAGTTTGTAGTGGTCGCTACGCCTTTCATTTTTCAGGTGGGTTGGGTTATTGAAACTCACTCGCACCGGCTAAATCACCGCGATCCGGCATCCTGAAATCCGTCGGGCATATTCACATTCGCTCAACCGGATTTTGCCCGGTTACAGGGAGTTACGACACCAAACCTGATGAATAATTCGATCCAGCCAAAATTTATCAGATTAATCTAATCAGCGCAGAAATTTCGACTGTTTGTCCATTCTGCGACTTGATTTTGTACCGTTCTTTTAGCAGTCGATGGTAAATTTGTCGGGGATTACAGCCAATTGCTGACCTTTGTCAGGCAAAACGGCAAAAACTGTCTATAGTTAGTCGACATACTTTTATTCGCCCACGGAGGAACAAATGGCTACTAAGAATGAATCACAAGATACCCGCCTTGATGACGACCTGGCTCTGCTGGCAGAAACGCTGGAGTCGGTGTTGAAATCGTCCGGCGACTCGGCCGATGAGAAGTACATTGAGCTTAAAGCTAAAGCGGAAAAATCACTTAATGAAGTTAAATCTCGCCTTGGCAGCGCGTCTGATTCTTACTACGCACGAGCGAAACAGGCCGCGTGCTGCGCGGATGATTACATCCATGATAAGCCCTGGCATGGCGTAGGCGTTGGTGCCACGCTGGGCCTGGTTATCGGCTTACTGCTGCGCCGTTAATGTCGTTGGTTAACACAGACGCCCGGTTGGGCGTCTGCTCTACGTCCGCCTGTTATTTCCCCGTCCGATTCTCACGTTAATCTTCTTCCGCTTTGACCGCCTGCGTCACCAGTAGAACTGACCAGACGATAAAACCAGTTTGGAAAACCGCCAACCGGCATCATTGTGGCCTCGGCCATCGTTCTGCGGGCAAAGCGTATTCGGGCAGGGCAATCCGGAGCAGACAAAAGCTCCGGATTGGGGGGATTGCAGGCAGCGATCAGAACTCTTTCTGCCCACCCAGCTCAATCACCCTGTTAGGGGGGATCATAAACTGTGCGTGAGCGCGCAGTGCGTTGCGCTGGAAGAAGTGGAATATTCCACCGCTTATGCGTGCCAGACCTTTCCTTTTTTTCATCACTAAGGTGTCGTGCGACGTGAAGAAGGAGGCTTCGTTGACCGTACATCCAAATCCTTCCAGTCCACAGAGGTGGAGAATATCCTGCATCGAAGGCACTTCCTGCCAGCCATAGGAGGCAACGATCTGCCAGAAGGAGGGGGACAGCTGCCGCAGAGTTATGCGCTGCTGGTTATGCACCCTTGGCGTGTCACAGGTCCTGATATGCAGCAGGACAACACGTTCATGCAGCACCCGGTTATGCTTCAGGTTATGCAGCAACGCCTGCGGAATTTCGTGTTCTTTCCTGGTCATGAAGATGGCCGTACCTTCGACCCGCTTGGGAGGTAACTTCTCCAGCGAGCGAACCAAGGCATTGAGTCCTTCGGCATTATCAGTCAGGCGACGAATAATCTTAGAGCGCTCAGAACTCCAGATGTACATCAGAACCAGCATAACCAGCGCCATCAGCACCGGAACCCATCCTCCGGACAGCAGTTTGCGCAGGTTAGCGCCGAACAACGGAACGTCGACGGCCAGCAAGCAAAGGATAAAAGGAACCGAGGCGATTAAAGGCCACTTCCAGTTTTTCACTGCAACCACCCCGGCCAGACAGGATGTCAGCACCATCGTGCCGGTGACCACAATGCCGTAGGCAGACGACAAGGAAGAAGAGTGCTGGAAAGCCAGAATAACCGCAGTGACTGCGGCAAACAGCAGCCAGTTAACCACCGGAATGTAGATCTGGCCCGATTCCGTGGCGGAGGTAAACACAATGCGAACCGGGGGCAAAAAGCCCTGGCGTATTGCCTGCTGGGTCAGGGTGAAAATACCGGTAATGATCGACTGGGCCGCAATAACGGTTGCCAGCGTGGAAAGAACGATTAACGGGATCTGCGCCCACTGCGGTGCCAGCAGGTAGAAGGGGTTCCTGGCGGTGGCGGTATCTGCCAGAACCAGTGCTCCCTGGCCGAAGTAGTTCAGCACCAGCGCCGGCATTGCCAGAACCAGCCAGGCCAGCCTGATTGGGCGCTTACCCAAATGCCCCATATCAGCGTATAACGCCTCAGCACCGGTTACGGCCAGCACGACCATCCCCAGCGCGGCGAGAGAAATCGCTTGATTACTTAACAGGAATTCCAGCGCAAATGCCGGATTAAGCGCATGCAGTATAGCGGGGTTCATCAGTATTCCCCTGATACCCATGGCGGCGAGCGTGATAAACCAGACCACCATGACCGGCCCGAATACCCGGCTGACCTTTTCAGTTCCGTGTTTCTGAATGATAAAAAGCACAGTCAGGATGACGACCGACAGCGGGACGATAAAACGGTCAAGAGCCGGCGCAACAACCTCAATGCCCTCAACAGCGGACAGCACCGAAATAGCCGGGGTGATAATGCCATCACCGTAGAAAAAGGCACCGCCCGTCAGTCCGGCCAGCACGATCAACCGTGAGGCACGGCTACCCACCTTCTGTCGCGCAAGCGACATCAGCGTAAGAATACCGCCTTCACCATCATGGTCGGCACGCATAACAAAGCAAACGTACTTCACCGTTACGATAAGCGTAAGTCCCCAGAAAATCAGGGAAAGGAACCCCATCACGGCCACTTCATTCATGCCGCCGTCAGGTAGTATGGACAGGCATTCTTTAAGGGTATAAAGCGGGCTGGTTCCGATATCACCAAATACGATGCCCGCTGCCGCCAGCATGGCCGTGGGCAAGGGTTGTTTATCTGAAGTTTTCATTTACCGGTCTTATTGTGAGTTAAGTATGACGACATCTGATTCTCAACTGGCCCCCCTGAACGTTCGGTAGAGTGCGGCCGATAAGCTATTCGTATTGCCGCTCTGGTTTCAGGATAGTGCCGAGAGACGCTGTAACAGCATACATAAGTACAATATTATTTACGTGATTTATAGATTTATGGCAAAATTTTTACGCCTTTTTTACACCAAAAGCAGTTTAATGCCTGGCACTAATGATATCTGAACCCTCAATCGGGAAAGCCATGAACACTGATATCCCCTCCACTGGCGCAGCGCGTATAACAGCCAATTTTCTGCGCTGTTTAGTGTGCAACATGCAGGATAAAACCCTGTTTCACGCTCGGATGCCAGAACAGCATTTTGCGTTGGAACCCGGTTTTTTGGCGTCATCACTGAATAATTGCTCCCAACGTGACAGCGAGGTGTGAAACAAGCGGCATACGATTGAAGATGTCAGCTCCCGTGCGTATTCACTCCGTCTTATTTCATCTGCCTGCGTTGTAACAAGAGGTAAGCCTGATGTCTGGTTTAATCCTGGTATCACTCAATCAGTCCGGTCACTCAACCCTTTCCACGATTTATGCGGGTATTCTGGCACGCCGCAAAGGGACGTGGATCAGCTGGGACGGCACAAGGGAAACAGCCCGGGCAGACGCCTTACGCCAGCTAACCTCCCGCTGCGACAGTGACTTTAACACCCTGACATTCCCATTGACTGATGATGAATACGAACAGGGCTATCACGGTTATGTACATAAAGGGATGTGGCCAGTATTCCACCAGCGGGCCGATTTGGCCCACTTCACCGCTGTATATCTCGTTCAATATCAGAGTCTTAATAAAGCCTATGCCCGTGCGGTGACAGAATGCGCCGGTCCGGATGATGATATCTGGATACAGGATTATCACCTGATACCCTGTGTAAGACTGCTCCGCGATGCTGGCCTGAATAATCCCGTTGGCTTTTTCCTGCATCAGCCCTTTCCCCCAGGGCTGGGTATCGAAGCCATTCCCGAGTGGCAGTGGTTGGCCGAATCATTGCTTTGCTGCGATCTGATCGGTTTTCAGACGCAGCGTGATATGAACAGTTTTCTGCTGTGGATTGAATCAACTTTCCGCGCCGAGCGGATTGCTCCCACCGCCTTCAAGGTTCGTGGCCGTACGATTAGCATTGGCGTATTTCCCGCCGGCATCGATACCCGTGACGCGTTGACGTTGAGCGAAAGCGAAGGATGCAGCACCATTGAGCAGCAGTGCCGGGACACATTGCCAGAAAGTATCATCCTCAGCGGCGGGCATCTCGATGACAGTGCCGGGTTGCCTTACCGCATCAGCGCGATGGAGGCGCTTTTGCAGGCGCACCCTCAATATACGGGTAACGCCACGTTGCTGCAGTTAGCCTCACCGGCGGCGGGCCATTCGTGCCTGTCGCGGGACATTAGCCATCACCTGGAAAGCCTGTGTGGTGGAATGAATGGCGCGCACGGCACGCTGAACTGGTACCCGGTGAGCTGCCTGACCACGTCTTATAGCCGTGAGCAGCAGGCCGGAATATACCGCGCAGCACGGGTGGCGCTGGTTACGCCGCTGGTTGCGGGCATGAGCCTGATGGCCAAGATGTATATTGCCCTGCAGGACCCGGACGACCCGGGGGTTCTGGTTCTGTCAAAGTTTGCCGGCGCGGCAGAGCAGATGAAGGAAGCGATGATTGTTAACCCTTACGATCCGCAGGAGATAGCCGAAGCCATACATTCCGCCTTGCATCTTCCTCTGGCGGAACGCCGTAAACGGCACGGGCGTCTGTTAAGACAGCTTACCCTTCACGATAGTCATTGGTGGGCAGAGGCATTTTTGTCGCGCTTGCACCAAACAAAACGGGGCGAGCCAGACTGGCACGGTGAAAAACATCTTCCTTCGCCCGTCACCTATGGCAAAACGTGATATTGACTGGCCGGATAAGGCTGCACAGCACCGTTTTTAACCGTTATTAAAGGATAGATGACATGGTATTTTTGACATTTCTTACGCTGGCGCTGGTGCTGTT contains:
- a CDS encoding alpha,alpha-trehalose-phosphate synthase (UDP-forming), encoding MSGLILVSLNQSGHSTLSTIYAGILARRKGTWISWDGTRETARADALRQLTSRCDSDFNTLTFPLTDDEYEQGYHGYVHKGMWPVFHQRADLAHFTAVYLVQYQSLNKAYARAVTECAGPDDDIWIQDYHLIPCVRLLRDAGLNNPVGFFLHQPFPPGLGIEAIPEWQWLAESLLCCDLIGFQTQRDMNSFLLWIESTFRAERIAPTAFKVRGRTISIGVFPAGIDTRDALTLSESEGCSTIEQQCRDTLPESIILSGGHLDDSAGLPYRISAMEALLQAHPQYTGNATLLQLASPAAGHSCLSRDISHHLESLCGGMNGAHGTLNWYPVSCLTTSYSREQQAGIYRAARVALVTPLVAGMSLMAKMYIALQDPDDPGVLVLSKFAGAAEQMKEAMIVNPYDPQEIAEAIHSALHLPLAERRKRHGRLLRQLTLHDSHWWAEAFLSRLHQTKRGEPDWHGEKHLPSPVTYGKT
- the elaB gene encoding stress response protein ElaB, with product MATKNESQDTRLDDDLALLAETLESVLKSSGDSADEKYIELKAKAEKSLNEVKSRLGSASDSYYARAKQAACCADDYIHDKPWHGVGVGATLGLVIGLLLRR
- the kup gene encoding low affinity potassium transporter Kup, producing the protein MKTSDKQPLPTAMLAAAGIVFGDIGTSPLYTLKECLSILPDGGMNEVAVMGFLSLIFWGLTLIVTVKYVCFVMRADHDGEGGILTLMSLARQKVGSRASRLIVLAGLTGGAFFYGDGIITPAISVLSAVEGIEVVAPALDRFIVPLSVVILTVLFIIQKHGTEKVSRVFGPVMVVWFITLAAMGIRGILMNPAILHALNPAFALEFLLSNQAISLAALGMVVLAVTGAEALYADMGHLGKRPIRLAWLVLAMPALVLNYFGQGALVLADTATARNPFYLLAPQWAQIPLIVLSTLATVIAAQSIITGIFTLTQQAIRQGFLPPVRIVFTSATESGQIYIPVVNWLLFAAVTAVILAFQHSSSLSSAYGIVVTGTMVLTSCLAGVVAVKNWKWPLIASVPFILCLLAVDVPLFGANLRKLLSGGWVPVLMALVMLVLMYIWSSERSKIIRRLTDNAEGLNALVRSLEKLPPKRVEGTAIFMTRKEHEIPQALLHNLKHNRVLHERVVLLHIRTCDTPRVHNQQRITLRQLSPSFWQIVASYGWQEVPSMQDILHLCGLEGFGCTVNEASFFTSHDTLVMKKRKGLARISGGIFHFFQRNALRAHAQFMIPPNRVIELGGQKEF
- a CDS encoding glucan biosynthesis protein D: MNRRMFMKASMAFATLSGMSGLSTLFSQAAWAEDGIADGSAKRFDFDVLKKMAAGMAGKAYGGAPAPLPETLATLTPQAYNEIQYDANHSLWNGSDRQLDVQFFHVGMGFKRRIRMFSVDGESREAREIHFRPQLFNYNDAHVDTKQLEGKTDLGFAGFRAFKKPELAKRDIVSFLGASYFRAVDETFQYGLSARGVSIDTFSNGKEEFPDFTAFWFETPKADDTTFVVYTLLDGPSCTGAFKFTIHCEEKRVVMEVENHLYARKDIQQLGIAPMTTMFSCGTVERRMCDTIHPQIHDSDRLAMWTGNGEWICRPLNNPQRLTYNAYQDENPRGFGMLQLNHDFDSYQDVIGWYNKRPSLWVEPVGKWGKGAINLMEIPTTGETLDNIVCCWQPAEAIKAGSEHSFSYKLYWSGLPPVRSGLSRVNATRSGMGGFPEGWAPGEQYPAVWARRFAVDFVGGNLTAAAPKGIEPVINISSGSIKQVEILYVEPIDGYRILFDWYPDGDAVHPVDMRLFLRTKDETLSETWLYQYFPPPPDKRKYVDDRVMTAG